In Methanothermobacter sp., the genomic stretch ATTCCTCAGGGAGGCCATAGCAGAAAACGACTACGCCTCAAGGGGTGTTGAGGTTTCACCAGATGAGATCTTCATAAGTGACGGTGCAAAGTGTGACACAGGAAACATCCAGGAGATCTTTGGACAGGACAATGTGGTCGCTGTAACAGACCCTGTCTACCCGGTATACGTTGAGAGCAACGTGATGGCGGGAAGGGCCGGTCCCGCAGATGAGAATGGAAGGTACAGCGGTCTGGTGTACATTCCATGCACAGAGGAGAACGGATTCATACCAGCCCTCCCTGAGGAGAAGGTTGACCTCATATACCTCTGCTACCCCAACAACCCCACAGGAACAGCGCTCACAGAGAAGCAACTCGCAGAGTGGGTTGACTATGCCAGGGACAGTGGCAGCATAATACTCTTCGATGCAGCGTACGAGGCCTACATACAGGAGGATGGAATACCCCACAGCATCTATGAGGTGGAGGGTGCAAGGGAGGTTGCAGTTGAGTTCAGGAGCTTCTCAAAGAACGCCGGTTTCACAGGTACAAGGTGCGCCTTCACTGTGGTGCCAGAGGAACTGGAGGTCCCTGACAGTCAGGGAAGGATGCACTCCCTGAAGGAGCTCTGGAACAGGCGCCAGACAACAAAATTCAACGGGGTTTCCTACCCTGTGCAGAGGGCCGCGGAGGCCGTTTACACACCTGAGGGCCAGAGGGAGATAAGGGAGTCAATAGACTACTACATGGAGAATGCGCGGATAATAAGGGAGAGCCTTGAAAGTGCCAGTCTGAGGTACTATGGTGGTGTTAACGCACCATACATCTGGATAAAGACGCCTGAGGGCATGGATTCATGGCAGTTCTTTGACATGCTACTCAACGAGGCAGAGGTCGTTGGAACACCGGGATCTGGCTTTGGACCGAGCGGTGAGGGATACTTCAGGCTAACAGCATTCAATTCCCTTAAAAATACTGTGAGGGCAATGGAAAGGATTTCTGAACTCAGCTTCTAGGTGAGTTCAGAACTTATGTATATTACTTTTTTTGATTATCTGCCTCAGTTTGGACTTCAGGTCTCTAGAGTTCTGAATTTTTGATTTAGGTATCTGGTTCGTCTTAAAGAAAAAAAAAATTAAAATTGGGTTTTTAATTCGTGGCAAGGTTTATGGCCCTGTAGGCTACACTGGTCCCCATATTGAGGTCCCTCTGGACTATTGAACTGCTTTTGGTTTTTGTCCACCGTGACCAGTCGCTTCTTCCATTGAGGTAGCCCCGCTGCATGAGGCTGTAGAGGTCCCCTGAGACGTAGCTTATTCCGGGTGCAAGGTAGGTGGCCTGTTTTTCGTAGCTGTTGTGTAGTGTGGATGACTCTCCACTTACACAGTGAGGCGCTGAAAAAGTGTCTGTGATATAGTGGCTTGCAACACCAAAGCAGTAACTGGCATACCTGTAATTCTTGCTTCTGTAGGCGCTTCTACCCCTGTCAAGCCATTTTTTAGCCTCTGTAAAGCTTCTGGGGAAGCTGTGCCTTACAGTGTCATGGAACTTTTCGTCAGGGTCATTGGATCCGTCAATCATGGCGTTGATGTTGATTTTTGATCTTTTGGATGATGGGAGCTTCTCATAGATGGCCTCGGCGGTGTCATAGTGGGTGACGGTCTTCCATGCATAGGAGCAGGGCATCAGCATGAGGACGAGAACGAGAATTAATGACACACCCCTCTTCATTTTAAAACCTCCATGATAATATGAGGGATGCATATGTATAAATTTTTCCTTGACAGGGTGTGATGAAAAATAGAAAAATGGGGGGGGTTACTTTCCTGCTCCGCCCCTGAGGAATCCGAAGGCCACAAGTCCAGCAGCCACAAGGACGCCCACGATACCATAGACGTACCATGAGGAGTCAGCGCCGCCGGAAGTGGAGGTTGCATTTGTAACCTCATAGGCCTTCTTACCCTCAGCTGTTGCAGGTTCCTCTGAAACTTCAGATGCTGCACTCACATCAGCCGGTGAAGCACTGTACTCAGCACCCGGTGTGTAACCTGCATGCCCTGCGGTACCATGGGAACCTGAGGGTAAACCACCGGTTGAACCACCTGTGGAGCCGCCGGGTATAACCGGCACACCACCCTGGTTTCCGTTCTGACTTCCACCATTGTTCACCGGGATGAGGTCTTCACGTGTCCTGTTTGCTGGGATGCTGAATATGTACTGGAGCGCATTCATGGACCCTGTACCCCCTGAGAGGAGTATGTTGAGCTCTTCCCTGTTTATGAATCGCTCAGCCGCTGTACTGATTGTAGGCAGGGATAGCAGGTTGGGTGATGAGTAGTCGTGCTTGTATAGCCTGATGTATTCCTCATACATGTTGGATCCGGCTGCAAAGCGTGGGCCCTGCCAGGTGATGATTGCAACCCTTCCTGTGTTGGTCTTCTCATCCCATACCACTATGTAGCCCACCATTCCATTCATACCGCCCTCTGTCTCGAGCCTTGTCTCCTCGGTTGTCAGCCTCTGGTTATGGTAGGTTCCCTGTCCAGCTGAAACCCCCAGGAGCATGAAGAGGATGTCATCCTTACAGTTGTCCAGCGTTGTGACGTAGATGTACTTCTCGTTCTCACCCTTGGGGTAATTCTGGAATATGTAGTCTGCTATTAGGTAACCAGGGGAGCTTCCACCACAGACATGGTTGTGGAAGAGCCAGCCCATGAGGACGTCGAATGGCGGATCATATGGTAGCACATCCTCTATTATGTAATTTGCTGAACTCTGAACAGTGAATGTCCCTGTTGTGAGGTTGTAGTACATTGACTTGATTATCTTCTGGGTCCCGTTGATTAGGCAGAAGTCGAACTTCAGCTGACCCCATAGCGGCGCATGGACAGGCAGGAGTGTCTTCCTGCTTAACCTTGATCCCAGCACATCGAATATTCCATCCCAGACCGCCCCTGTGTCCTGGCCGTTGATCCTCACGTAACCCGCGGATGTCAGCACGAAAAGGTGATAGTCATCCTTTTCAAGGTTTATACCCATTGCCCTGAAGAGCTCCACGGCCTTCTCGGCTGCAAGGCGCCCGATGTTCTTGAGGTCACTGTAGGTGAGGTTTCCTGTGCTGTATGTTCTGTTTGCTGGTGTTGCATTCACAAGGTTTGTCTGGTTCAGTATGTAGTTTAGGTCGAGTCCGGCTGCACTGATGGTTGTGTTACCCTTGGTGGGTTCATATCCCATGATATAGTTGACCTGGTCCTGTGTGAGGTTGTCAAATGCGTAGAGGATCTTCACAAGTGATTCGGGACTTGTTGTGAGTTTTTTAACTGCCCATGCATTGAACTTGAGTTCAGAGACCGCTGTGTCCCCTGTTTCCTGTTTATATTTGTTTATCAGTTCCTGCTGACTGTAGGCCATTATTATGAGGGTTCCTGTCTCTGTCTTTGAGTTCCACCTGATGAATCCAACAATATTGGTGTCGGCCGTTGTGTTGAAACCAACGTAGGCCCTCTTACCTGGTGTTGCGTCCATGGCGTATATGAAGACGTCATCGTCTGATCCACCGGGCACACCAACAACCTGGTAACTTACACCCTCCAGTGGAAGTCCGAATTCATTGGTTGCAGGGTAGTATTTTAGGAGTGTCTCTATCATTGCATATCCGCTGATGGTACCGAGGCAGACGTGTCCATGGAATGCTGCCTCCCTGAGTATGTCAGGTGATAGTCCGATTGCCCATGCGTTGGCAAGGCTTGCTATTGGGAATGTGTCGCTTCCGAGTTTTTTCTGGAGTGCCTGGTACTGTGCCAGTGTCATGTTCTGTGATACGGTCCCAACGTAGATGGGTGTCATGCTGGCGTTTTTGAAGTATGCGGCTATGAGGTCGTTCCCCTTCCTTACGATGAATGCGAAGTCCAGGGGGTCGAGGCGTGTTTTTCTGAGCATCAGGAGGTTACCCTTCCCGTAGCTCACCATTCCACGGGCCTGGTTGAGTATACCCTCAAGGACGTCCTCTGTGGTCTGGTTTCTGTAATATGCTGTCCCTGCGGTTGTTATAACCAGCACATCACCTGTTTTTGTGAAGTTCAGGATCTGGTCAGCCTTTCTGGTGATCTCCCTTCCCAGTCTGTAGGCGTCTGTGGCGTTCATCCGGAGGGGGAGGTAAGCGGCGTATTTTGTCCCGTAGTCTGTGAGCTGGAATGTGTGTGAGAGTTCCCTGTAACCTGGGGCCCTGATCTTTATGGTGAACCTTGTGGTGTTTGTGATGTTCCCGTAGTTGAAGATGATCTTTGTGATGTTGGCTGCCGGGTCAAAGGTCCTTGTGAAGTTGATCCTTGTCCCGTTCTCGTCTGTGAGTTCCTGTATGTCTGGGTTTATCTGGCCGTTGTCGTCGGCGTACTCGTACTTTACATCCACCCCCACCTCACAGGTTGTGTTCGCTGCGCTCACCGAACCTGTCAGTGTTACGGCAATGAGAAGGGCAATGAAAGCAATGAAATGCTGTCTTCTCATAACGATTTTCACCTCCATCAATTCTTTCATAAAAAATAATGATATTCTTAATATATAAAGATTAGTTATTACTTATTTGCATTAATATGGATGTTATGTAATACTTAATAAACACTAAATCTTCGTGATTTATAAAATGTGATGGAAATTAAAATCGGAATACTGAAATCAATCCTCATTCTGGATGACAGATGGAATGATTAATATAAACCGGTCGTCTAAAGATCCATTGAGGGAGTCATGGAAATAAAACCGCGTTTCAGTGGTGATGATTTGAACAGGAGATATCTGCAAGTATTATACACTCTCATTCTGGTTGCTACGGTCCTGTGGATAGGCCTTCAGAGGATTCACCTGCAGCTTTCCATAGGTCCTCTATGGGATACTTACACCTTCCTTGCAAACGCACTTTATTTTGCAGGTAAGGGGATGGGGTACATGGAACTTGAAAGACCACCCATGCTTTCTGTGATTCTCTCAATCATATTCCGTCTTGGATATGTTCATGAGTCGGCAATATATTATCTTGACCTCATTTTACACATAACTGGAGTTCTTGGCCTCTTTCTTCTTATGAGGTTGCGTTTCAATGAAAATGAGAGTCTGGCAGGGGCCATTCTCTATGGAATTTCACCGATAGTTCTTAAGTGGGTCTCAGTTGGTTATACCGATATAGCTGCGATATCCTTTTCAATATGGGCAATTTATTTAACAGCCCTGGCCTCCAGGAAAGACCCAGGGTATTTTTATCTTTCTTTTCCCCTTACTGCACTGGCATTTCTTACAAGGTTCAATGTAGCCTTTGTTATCTTGCCAATAGCATTCATGATAATCGTCCACAGGACCTTCCTTCGGAACTTCAGGGAGATAATTTTAGGTATAACCTTTGCCTTTCTCCTCATCTCACCGTTTCTTGTGCTGTATTATTTCACACACTCTGACCCATTTCTACCATTCACAACCACGGTTGGACTTACAGAGACTTTACAATCCGAGAGGGTCCAGTACATTCCAGATCCTCTTTACTATGTCAAAAATATCCCCTCTTATGGTGTTTATCTCAATGAACAGGGTCCTGCAACATACATCCTCATTTTACCCCTCATTGGGCTGCTGATATACCTCATTGAAACCATTAAAGAGGGCATCAAAGCTGAAAGGATAAGGAAAAAGGTGAGAAATGCATTTGGAATTTCAAATCGGGGCTTTAAGTTCCAGCATATCCTTCTGATAATTCTCACAGTCGGTTTTGTTTTAACCTTTGGAAGGTTTTCATACCTGATCAGCGATGCCATTATATTTGCAGGCATAATAATATTCTACAGGGAATTCAATGATGGAGAATCCCTTGACCTTGACCTCATGGTTTTCTTATGGCTGATGGTTTTCCTTAACTTTCACAGCACATACACAGTCAAGGTTGACAGGTACTTTATCACATTAATGCCTGCCCTGGCTTATTTCTTAGTACTGGGAATCAGGAGTCTTCTTGAAAGGTTCAGATACAGTTATACCCAGATCGTCTATCCGATCATAATTCTTCTGCTCGTGTCCTCTGCTCTGAACTATATGGATCATCTGGATGTTGATCGGGACCTTATGGATTCCAAAAATGCAAATAGAAACGTGATTAAGGCTTCTGATTTTTTCAGGGAGAACTTTGAATATCAGAACAGTAAACTTATTGCAGACTACTGGCCTGCATACAGCTGGTACCTTAAGAGGGATGTTAACATAATGCCCACCTACAATGACAGCAGGTATGTTGTTCATGAACTTGAAAAGGGAGGATATGATTACTATTTCAGTTTCAGGTCGATAAATTCATCATCTTACATCCCGGTTTTCAGTGATGGGTCCACAGTGATCTATGCAAGAAACGGAACACCCCCCAGTAAAATCAGGGCACTGTACGTTGGAACCGGCTGGCACCGTTACCTTGAGGATGTTCTGGACTTTAAGGTGAATCTGAAGTATGAACTCATGGGTGCGGGCAGAATCAATGCTGGAAAATCGCTTTATGTGGACAGCTATTCCATTGAAGAACTTGAGAGATACCCATACTTATTCCTCTTCAACTTCAGGTGGCATGATAGAAACGCTGCTGAGGATCTGCTCAGACACTACGTTGAAAATGGGGGTACACTGGTGATTGACGCATCTGGAAATATGGATGGGGTCCTCTACAACCTTGACAACACGGTTTTCCTTAATACAACCATACAGAGAAGTGCCGCGCCATCCAGATTTGATATTAAGTATGGAAACAGGACCTATAAGTTCTCAAATTTTGTATCTGAGGATGGGGGACCATGGTATGGCGCCACCTACATGGCATTTAAT encodes the following:
- a CDS encoding zinc dependent phospholipase C family protein, coding for MKRGVSLILVLVLMLMPCSYAWKTVTHYDTAEAIYEKLPSSKRSKININAMIDGSNDPDEKFHDTVRHSFPRSFTEAKKWLDRGRSAYRSKNYRYASYCFGVASHYITDTFSAPHCVSGESSTLHNSYEKQATYLAPGISYVSGDLYSLMQRGYLNGRSDWSRWTKTKSSSIVQRDLNMGTSVAYRAINLATN
- a CDS encoding FmdE family protein, coding for MRRQHFIAFIALLIAVTLTGSVSAANTTCEVGVDVKYEYADDNGQINPDIQELTDENGTRINFTRTFDPAANITKIIFNYGNITNTTRFTIKIRAPGYRELSHTFQLTDYGTKYAAYLPLRMNATDAYRLGREITRKADQILNFTKTGDVLVITTAGTAYYRNQTTEDVLEGILNQARGMVSYGKGNLLMLRKTRLDPLDFAFIVRKGNDLIAAYFKNASMTPIYVGTVSQNMTLAQYQALQKKLGSDTFPIASLANAWAIGLSPDILREAAFHGHVCLGTISGYAMIETLLKYYPATNEFGLPLEGVSYQVVGVPGGSDDDVFIYAMDATPGKRAYVGFNTTADTNIVGFIRWNSKTETGTLIIMAYSQQELINKYKQETGDTAVSELKFNAWAVKKLTTSPESLVKILYAFDNLTQDQVNYIMGYEPTKGNTTISAAGLDLNYILNQTNLVNATPANRTYSTGNLTYSDLKNIGRLAAEKAVELFRAMGINLEKDDYHLFVLTSAGYVRINGQDTGAVWDGIFDVLGSRLSRKTLLPVHAPLWGQLKFDFCLINGTQKIIKSMYYNLTTGTFTVQSSANYIIEDVLPYDPPFDVLMGWLFHNHVCGGSSPGYLIADYIFQNYPKGENEKYIYVTTLDNCKDDILFMLLGVSAGQGTYHNQRLTTEETRLETEGGMNGMVGYIVVWDEKTNTGRVAIITWQGPRFAAGSNMYEEYIRLYKHDYSSPNLLSLPTISTAAERFINREELNILLSGGTGSMNALQYIFSIPANRTREDLIPVNNGGSQNGNQGGVPVIPGGSTGGSTGGLPSGSHGTAGHAGYTPGAEYSASPADVSAASEVSEEPATAEGKKAYEVTNATSTSGGADSSWYVYGIVGVLVAAGLVAFGFLRGGAGK
- a CDS encoding glycosyltransferase family 39 protein — its product is MNRRYLQVLYTLILVATVLWIGLQRIHLQLSIGPLWDTYTFLANALYFAGKGMGYMELERPPMLSVILSIIFRLGYVHESAIYYLDLILHITGVLGLFLLMRLRFNENESLAGAILYGISPIVLKWVSVGYTDIAAISFSIWAIYLTALASRKDPGYFYLSFPLTALAFLTRFNVAFVILPIAFMIIVHRTFLRNFREIILGITFAFLLISPFLVLYYFTHSDPFLPFTTTVGLTETLQSERVQYIPDPLYYVKNIPSYGVYLNEQGPATYILILPLIGLLIYLIETIKEGIKAERIRKKVRNAFGISNRGFKFQHILLIILTVGFVLTFGRFSYLISDAIIFAGIIIFYREFNDGESLDLDLMVFLWLMVFLNFHSTYTVKVDRYFITLMPALAYFLVLGIRSLLERFRYSYTQIVYPIIILLLVSSALNYMDHLDVDRDLMDSKNANRNVIKASDFFRENFEYQNSKLIADYWPAYSWYLKRDVNIMPTYNDSRYVVHELEKGGYDYYFSFRSINSSSYIPVFSDGSTVIYARNGTPPSKIRALYVGTGWHRYLEDVLDFKVNLKYELMGAGRINAGKSLYVDSYSIEELERYPYLFLFNFRWHDRNAAEDLLRHYVENGGTLVIDASGNMDGVLYNLDNTVFLNTTIQRSAAPSRFDIKYGNRTYKFSNFVSEDGGPWYGATYMAFNGKMDNIASSNGKTVIGIQKIGKGRIIWIGYNLIFHAFYYDRLDEKRLIVDVLGFR
- a CDS encoding LL-diaminopimelate aminotransferase; its protein translation is MMVTVNENYLLLKSSYIFSEINRRVEDFQRKNPDADVIRMGIGDVTRPLPSAVVEAFHRAVDEMAQEETFRGYGPEQGYPFLREAIAENDYASRGVEVSPDEIFISDGAKCDTGNIQEIFGQDNVVAVTDPVYPVYVESNVMAGRAGPADENGRYSGLVYIPCTEENGFIPALPEEKVDLIYLCYPNNPTGTALTEKQLAEWVDYARDSGSIILFDAAYEAYIQEDGIPHSIYEVEGAREVAVEFRSFSKNAGFTGTRCAFTVVPEELEVPDSQGRMHSLKELWNRRQTTKFNGVSYPVQRAAEAVYTPEGQREIRESIDYYMENARIIRESLESASLRYYGGVNAPYIWIKTPEGMDSWQFFDMLLNEAEVVGTPGSGFGPSGEGYFRLTAFNSLKNTVRAMERISELSF